Within Pelistega ratti, the genomic segment GCTTTTGCCGGGATAATAAAAATCCATTGGAATAACAGCGAATAGACCAGAGTGGTAGAAAGTTTCACGATCTACACCTAACCATTGGCGTAGGCGATCACCACTTTTATCATTCCAATAAAGGCGTGATTGCTCTGCTTTTAAACCTGGAGCTTGTCCTACGATATTGATACGTGCCGTAGTTGGTGCAGCAAATAATGGTTCAATTCCCCTTTCTGTATAGTATTGATTTTGAGGGTCTGCCATAATGGCTTGAGTAATTTGTAGAATATTAGGCATGATTATTTCCTTATAATAAGTAAAACTAGGGGAGTTTATCAATACTTTTTAAGGTAAGGGATAATGAATATAGATTATGCTTTATCCTTTTTTGTTAAGAGAGTCAAACTATATTGTGCTGGCTCATACCCTTGCTCGGCTGCTGCTTGAAACCATTTAATCGCTAATGCATCATCTTGTACAACACCTCGCCCTTTTTCATATAACCATGCTAGACTGAATTGAGCTTTTGCATAACCTTGTTCAGCAGCGATTTTAAACCATCTAAAGGCTTCTGTATAATCTCGTGCTACCCCTCGACCTGTTTGATACATAACAGCCAGATTAAATTGTGCAGGGGCATAACTTTGTTCTGCGGCAATGCTATACCATCTTATTGCTTCTGTATCTTCTTGAGAAATCCCCTTTCCCTTTTCATACATCCAAGCAACATAATATTGTGCTTCTGTATGACCTTGTTTCGCTAATAATAAAAAAAGAGGAAAGGCTTTATCATAGTTTTC encodes:
- a CDS encoding tetratricopeptide repeat protein, whose translation is MPDQLSPTTRTALSAQDEKGCSPLSIDEAIHYMAQENYDKAFPLFLLLAKQGHTEAQYYVAWMYEKGKGISQEDTEAIRWYSIAAEQSYAPAQFNLAVMYQTGRGVARDYTEAFRWFKIAAEQGYAKAQFSLAWLYEKGRGVVQDDALAIKWFQAAAEQGYEPAQYSLTLLTKKDKA